Part of the bacterium genome is shown below.
CAGGCGCCATTCTAGCCGTTGCAGGGCTGTATTTCCGTCGACTCCGGGGCATTGCCGAAGGGCTGATCGGCAAGAATCCTGAAGGGCTCCGGCTGGGAATCAATGTATTAACCGCTTTTTTGCCGGCCGTCATCGCAGGCCTCACTCTGGAAAAATGGATTAAAAAGAATCTTTTTGGCGGCGGGGAAATGGGATTATGGCCGGTGGTTGCCGCCTGGCTGGTCGGCGGCGTAGTGATTCTCGTTATCGAATGGAGACGCAGCAAGTCAAACAGCCGGGCCGTGTCAACCAAGTCTCTGGCGGAACTCACCTGGAAGATGGCGTTAGTGATCGGGACCGTCCAGATCCTTGCGATGTGGCCGGGCGTCAGCCGCAGTCTGGCAACCATCCTGGGGGGACTCTGGGCAGGACTTTCCCTGGTGGCGGCAGTGGAGTTCAGCTTTCTTCTTGGCCTGCTCACCTTAAGCGCAGCGACCGCCCTTGACACCTTGAAATATGGCGGCGACATCCTGTCCACCTATGGGTGGCAGGCGCCGTTGGTAGGCCTGATCACAGCCTTTGTGTCAGCCGCCGTGGCGGTGAAATGGCTGGTCAGCTATCTTCAGAAACATCCCCTTTCACTCTTCGGGTATTACCGGATTGCCATCGCCATAGTTGTGGCCGGATTCCTGATTTGGCACTAGGCCGGATCCGTCCCGAAAAGTTTTTTCTTTTTTTGTTGAATTTGAAAGAAACTTCGGACACTATGCGCAGCTGTTTTCAAGGGGGGGACGTAGCTCAATTGGTTAGAGCGCTGCCCTGTCACGGCAGAGGTCGCGGGTTCGAGCCCCGTCGTCCCCGCCAGTT
Proteins encoded:
- a CDS encoding undecaprenyl-diphosphate phosphatase, translated to MDLLQAAILGIVEGVTEYLPVSSTGHLLLTMKLMNIGQTASTRDAADAYAICIQAGAILAVAGLYFRRLRGIAEGLIGKNPEGLRLGINVLTAFLPAVIAGLTLEKWIKKNLFGGGEMGLWPVVAAWLVGGVVILVIEWRRSKSNSRAVSTKSLAELTWKMALVIGTVQILAMWPGVSRSLATILGGLWAGLSLVAAVEFSFLLGLLTLSAATALDTLKYGGDILSTYGWQAPLVGLITAFVSAAVAVKWLVSYLQKHPLSLFGYYRIAIAIVVAGFLIWH